GTAATGTCGTGGTCATGCGTACCGCTTCATCTCCGCTTGCCGCTTCACCCAAAACCTCAACGTCCGGCAGTGTACGCAGCAGCAACTGCATGCCGTCGCGAAAAAGGGGATGATCATCAGCGATCAGGACTCCTATAACACTCATAGAGACTGGCTTTCCTTCCTTGCACCTTGGTGCCGCGCTAGGGGAAACACGGCGCTCACCCGCGTACCCGCTGGTTCGCGGCGTGTGATGTCGTATGTTCCACCCAGCTCCGTTGTCCGTTCCCACATCGAACGAAGTCCCACGCCAGGTCGACGCTCAGCAGGCAGACCGACGCCATCATCGAGCACGATGAGATGGACTTCCTTCTTTATCGCGTCGTAGCAGAGATGAATCTCGCAACTGCTGGCCTGAGCATGACGGGAGACGTTCATCAGGGCCTCCTGTACAATCCGGTACACGGCAACCTCAACTGCGGCGGGTAAATTAGGAAGATCGTTCGAAAATGCAACCTTTACAGCCAGGGGCTGTTCGGTCATTCCAGCAGTATCAGCGCTGAATTTCGCCGCGTGTTCACGAATCGCGCCCGTCAAGCCAAACTCGTCTAATGTCGGGGGGCGCAGGTCATACACCAGTCTTCTCACATCCGCTACTGTCAAGCGGATCGACGAGCGCAACTTCTCGGCGGCGACAGTCGCCGCCTTAGGGTCTGTATGAATCAACTCCTTCACCGCTGCGGCGGTAAGGGCGAGTGCTGCGAGTGAAGGTGCGAGGTCATCATGGAGATCGCGACGTAATCGCCGGCGTTCTTCCTCCCGGGCGAGAATAAGTTTTTCGCGCGCTTGTTGCAATTCACGCATGAGTCGTACCCCATGCACCGCGACCCCAGCGTGTTGTGCGAGGTGTTCGAGTAAACCTCGTTCGGATGCACTCCACTCCTCTCGAGGTGCACGTGGTGCGACCAGCAACTGTCCAACTTGGACGCCTTGGTAAACCAAAGGAAGCACAAGGGGATGGGGAACGATGGTTCCCTCTGCTGCTGCAATGATGTAATCCCCATCCGATTCTAACGTGACGGCAACGAAAGGAAGTTTCAGTGCTTCCTTGACACTGAGTGCAACCGTAGGCAAGACCGCATCGGGGGCGATGGTCGCTTTCAGACGCTCACCGAGTCGAGCGAGGACTTCGTATGGTTCATCGCGTTGGCCATAGAGCACTCGCCCGACGGCCTGTTGTAGCCAGGCGCGCAACGGTTGAAATATCACTGCAATGACGCCAGTGGCGATCAAGGAAACCATAAAATCACTTGCGGCGCGAAACAGTGCCCCTAGGTAACCGACGATCAATACGTACAGAGCGACAATCAGTCCAGTAAGGCTGGCATACACCAGCGTCCGATGAATGATTATATCGATGTCGTACAGACGGTAGCGTAAAATAGCGAACATCGTCGCAATGGGGAGCAATGGCAGCGCAATTGCATGCAGAACTCCCGTAAGAAAGGTTGCCTGCGTGAAGTCCGGGTAGTTGATGATCACCGGAACCAAAAACAGGGTGACAGTCACGAAGGTGGCGAACGCGAACCATTTAAATTGCAGACGTTCAACACCTTGTGCCCTCATAAATCGTAGAAATGTACCTACAATACCTCCGACGAAACTCAGTGACACAAGAATCAAGCCGGCAACATTGAGTGAGTGGAAAATATCACGTCCGGCATCTAAAACAAAAGGGTTTTGAACTTCCGGTAGGGTTTCCTCCGGTAAGCCGGGGGTGAAGGCAAGCGAGATACTGAGCAAAATTGTACCGAGCGTGGCCAAGCAAACGAAGGGGCGCCAGTTTCGGGACGGCAAGCGACCATTCGGGAAGAAAACAGGTAAGAAAATCATGGTGAGTGCCATGGTGGGTACCCACACCCAGAACGTCAACCAAGCGATGAATTCGCCAAACGGTAAGGTCCCTGGTTGAGTCACGAAGGTATAACGGGTGTACTGTACCAGCCAGGTGTTCAGGCCATGCCCCGTCCCCAAGGCACTAAAAAACCAACCGATGATGTTGCTCGGTTGTCGCACCCCGATCACGAGGCCGACCGTTGCAAACGCGAGTGTGGCAATCATTTCTGAAGGAACGAACTCAACGAACAGTCGGGAGAGCGTCAAGGAATTTAGTGCCGCCAGAACCAAACCAAAGAGAGCTTGTACGACCGAGGCGCTCCACACCGCCCAGAAAAGCCAGCGCGGGTGACTTCCTTGGCGCAACGGATCACGAGTGTTCGTCTTCAATGAGCTGGTGACAGAGTTGAAGGTTTTCATGGGCCCCTTGGCTCTTGAGTTGGCATGCTTGTGCAACAACATTTTAGACGTCAGGGCTAATGTAAGAGCACGAGAGCGCGCGGTACAGCATTCCCGCGCGCTCCTCTCGTACCTTGTGAGCTGTCGGCTATCAAGCCTGCATTTCTGCTTTTTCAGAGGGATTGCGCTTGTCCTTTCAGCAGCGCCATACAGAGGGCGATCAACCACATGTGGAACAACACTGTTCCCAGTGCGAGGACCGGGAACAT
This is a stretch of genomic DNA from Deinococcus peraridilitoris DSM 19664. It encodes these proteins:
- a CDS encoding GAF domain-containing sensor histidine kinase, producing the protein MKTFNSVTSSLKTNTRDPLRQGSHPRWLFWAVWSASVVQALFGLVLAALNSLTLSRLFVEFVPSEMIATLAFATVGLVIGVRQPSNIIGWFFSALGTGHGLNTWLVQYTRYTFVTQPGTLPFGEFIAWLTFWVWVPTMALTMIFLPVFFPNGRLPSRNWRPFVCLATLGTILLSISLAFTPGLPEETLPEVQNPFVLDAGRDIFHSLNVAGLILVSLSFVGGIVGTFLRFMRAQGVERLQFKWFAFATFVTVTLFLVPVIINYPDFTQATFLTGVLHAIALPLLPIATMFAILRYRLYDIDIIIHRTLVYASLTGLIVALYVLIVGYLGALFRAASDFMVSLIATGVIAVIFQPLRAWLQQAVGRVLYGQRDEPYEVLARLGERLKATIAPDAVLPTVALSVKEALKLPFVAVTLESDGDYIIAAAEGTIVPHPLVLPLVYQGVQVGQLLVAPRAPREEWSASERGLLEHLAQHAGVAVHGVRLMRELQQAREKLILAREEERRRLRRDLHDDLAPSLAALALTAAAVKELIHTDPKAATVAAEKLRSSIRLTVADVRRLVYDLRPPTLDEFGLTGAIREHAAKFSADTAGMTEQPLAVKVAFSNDLPNLPAAVEVAVYRIVQEALMNVSRHAQASSCEIHLCYDAIKKEVHLIVLDDGVGLPAERRPGVGLRSMWERTTELGGTYDITRREPAGTRVSAVFPLARHQGARKESQSL